One region of Micromonospora ureilytica genomic DNA includes:
- a CDS encoding class I SAM-dependent methyltransferase, which yields MPIETGYHDELGEFFAQNANTSPYNAYTDRPAMLALAGDVANADILDVGCGAGHYAAELLARGARVTGIDASATVLRHAHSRAARAELRLHDLEQPLDFAADASFDGIVCALVIHHVTNRRQLLAEMRRVLRPAGWLVISITHPTADWRYFGGSYYDQSWVDLPHGPGVLHFQRTTLEAFLGELLDAGFTLEKLVEPRPGAELREVDEAAYTRLTERPSFLAARLRSGV from the coding sequence ATGCCGATCGAGACCGGATATCACGACGAACTCGGTGAGTTCTTCGCGCAGAACGCCAACACCAGCCCCTACAACGCGTACACCGATCGGCCGGCGATGCTGGCGCTCGCTGGTGACGTCGCCAACGCGGACATCCTCGATGTCGGCTGCGGTGCCGGCCACTACGCAGCCGAACTGCTGGCGCGAGGCGCCCGGGTGACCGGCATCGACGCAAGCGCCACAGTGCTCCGCCATGCCCACTCACGTGCCGCCCGAGCGGAGTTGCGCCTGCACGACCTGGAACAGCCGTTGGACTTCGCCGCTGACGCGTCCTTCGACGGGATCGTCTGCGCTCTGGTCATCCACCACGTGACCAACCGGCGACAGTTGCTCGCCGAGATGCGCCGAGTCCTACGTCCCGCCGGCTGGCTGGTCATCTCGATCACTCATCCGACAGCTGACTGGCGATACTTCGGCGGTTCCTACTACGACCAGTCCTGGGTCGACCTGCCGCACGGGCCCGGGGTCCTCCACTTCCAGCGCACGACGCTGGAAGCATTCCTCGGCGAACTCCTGGACGCCGGATTCACTCTGGAGAAGCTCGTCGAGCCGCGGCCGGGCGCCGAACTCCGAGAGGTCGACGAAGCCGCGTACACCCGTCTCACCGAACGGCCGTCCTTCCTCGCCGCACGACTGCGGTCCGGAGTTTGA
- a CDS encoding 2'-5' RNA ligase family protein, translated as MEPTQTALIVPIPEAEEAVGQFRASLDPAASWGVPAHVTVLYPFLPPQRINEQALAVLRETLAEIPRFDVALTHVGWFGDAVVWLAPQPDRPFRDLTEAVWQRFPEAPPYAGAHSDVVPHLTIGHDAAKPVLSHAAETISAHLPINAAIDRVRLIAGTPDVSPWRTVREFPLGTHP; from the coding sequence ATGGAACCGACACAGACGGCGCTCATCGTGCCGATACCCGAGGCCGAGGAGGCGGTGGGCCAGTTCCGGGCATCGCTGGACCCGGCCGCCTCCTGGGGCGTGCCAGCGCACGTGACCGTCCTCTACCCGTTCCTACCTCCGCAGCGGATCAACGAGCAGGCCCTGGCCGTGCTGCGCGAGACCCTTGCCGAGATACCAAGGTTCGACGTCGCACTGACGCACGTCGGCTGGTTCGGTGACGCGGTCGTCTGGCTTGCCCCGCAGCCAGACCGGCCCTTCCGCGACCTCACCGAGGCAGTGTGGCAACGGTTTCCCGAGGCACCCCCGTACGCCGGGGCGCACAGCGATGTGGTGCCGCACCTGACCATTGGTCACGACGCCGCCAAGCCCGTGTTGAGCCACGCCGCGGAAACCATCTCCGCTCACCTGCCGATCAACGCGGCGATCGACAGGGTCCGGCTCATCGCCGGAACACCGGACGTCAGCCCGTGGCGCACCGTCCGTGAGTTCCCGTTGGGCACCCACCCTTAG
- a CDS encoding SigE family RNA polymerase sigma factor codes for MQRPRELAPPEGFAEFVAARSDALLRSAWLLTGDAGRAEDLLQTVLADVWRRWATIRSAGHPEAYLRRALFTTYVSWWRRRWRSEIPSQPPDGPSRGDVAGESVDRDAVRRALARLSRQQRAIVVLRYVEDLTVQRTAEVLGCSHNTVKVQAFRALRILRTDPNLELFAAWRSRSDA; via the coding sequence ATGCAACGACCTCGGGAACTGGCGCCACCGGAAGGCTTCGCCGAGTTCGTCGCGGCGCGCTCCGATGCACTGCTGCGTTCGGCCTGGCTGCTCACCGGTGACGCCGGGCGCGCCGAGGACCTGTTGCAGACGGTCCTGGCAGACGTCTGGCGGCGCTGGGCCACGATCAGGAGCGCCGGGCATCCCGAGGCGTACCTGCGCCGAGCGTTGTTCACCACCTACGTCTCCTGGTGGCGGCGGCGCTGGCGCAGCGAGATTCCAAGCCAGCCACCGGACGGGCCCTCACGTGGCGACGTGGCAGGGGAGTCCGTTGACCGGGACGCGGTACGCCGCGCGTTGGCCCGGCTCAGCCGGCAGCAGCGGGCGATCGTGGTGCTCCGCTACGTCGAGGACCTGACGGTGCAGCGGACAGCGGAAGTGCTCGGCTGCTCGCACAACACGGTCAAGGTGCAGGCCTTCCGTGCCCTACGGATTCTGCGTACCGATCCGAATCTTGAGCTGTTTGCCGCTTGGAGGTCGCGAAGTGACGCGTGA
- a CDS encoding pyridoxamine 5'-phosphate oxidase family protein, translating to MASWSEFAADEPRLADGIRVLLQQYGPGFGYLATVRADGGPRVHPVSPVITAEGLFCFIIDSPKRRDLERDGRYALHSFPPEESDDEAYVAGRARPVTDPVRLAQLAQSARAEPQVDWRLFEFTVDVAMLTRREQHIAGIPGLAPGRPAVRVWLDPHAPSAAAAPLAVPQARPTRLSRDVQCTAA from the coding sequence ATGGCTTCCTGGTCCGAATTCGCCGCCGACGAGCCCCGACTCGCCGACGGGATCCGCGTTCTCCTCCAGCAGTACGGGCCGGGCTTCGGCTATCTGGCCACGGTCCGCGCCGACGGCGGGCCCCGCGTCCATCCGGTCTCCCCGGTCATCACCGCCGAAGGGCTGTTCTGCTTCATCATCGACTCGCCCAAGCGCCGCGACCTCGAACGAGACGGCCGTTACGCGCTGCACTCGTTCCCGCCGGAGGAGAGCGACGACGAGGCGTACGTGGCGGGCCGCGCCCGTCCGGTGACCGATCCGGTCCGGCTGGCGCAGCTGGCGCAGAGCGCCCGGGCCGAGCCGCAGGTCGACTGGCGGCTCTTCGAGTTCACCGTCGACGTGGCGATGCTCACCCGCCGCGAGCAGCACATCGCGGGCATTCCGGGCCTCGCGCCGGGTCGGCCGGCCGTTCGGGTCTGGCTCGACCCGCACGCCCCGTCGGCTGCCGCCGCCCCACTTGCCGTCCCGCAGGCGCGCCCGACCCGCCTCAGCCGCGACGTCCAGTGCACGGCCGCCTGA
- the dcd gene encoding dCTP deaminase, which yields MLLSDRDLVSEIKAGTLGLEPFEPTLVQPSSIDVRLDRLFRVFNNHLYTHIDPAMQQDDLTSVVEVPDGEPFVLHPGEFVLASTLEVISLGDQLAGRLEGKSSLGRLGLLTHSTAGFIDPGFSGHVTLELSNVANLPITLWPGMKIGQLCIFRLSSPAEHPYGSAVYGSRYQGQRGPTPSRAWQHWRTWPTR from the coding sequence ATGCTGCTCTCCGACCGCGACCTGGTCTCCGAGATCAAGGCCGGCACGCTGGGCCTGGAGCCGTTCGAGCCCACCCTGGTCCAACCGTCCAGCATCGACGTCCGACTCGACCGGCTGTTCCGGGTCTTCAACAACCACCTCTACACCCACATCGACCCCGCCATGCAGCAGGACGACCTGACATCGGTGGTCGAGGTCCCCGACGGCGAGCCGTTCGTGCTGCACCCGGGGGAGTTCGTGCTCGCCTCGACGCTGGAGGTCATCTCGCTGGGTGACCAACTCGCCGGCCGACTGGAGGGCAAGAGCTCCCTGGGCCGGCTCGGGCTGCTCACGCACTCCACCGCCGGTTTCATCGACCCGGGCTTCTCCGGTCACGTGACCCTGGAACTCTCGAACGTGGCGAACCTGCCGATCACCCTGTGGCCGGGCATGAAGATCGGGCAGCTCTGCATCTTCCGGCTCTCCTCGCCGGCCGAGCACCCGTACGGCTCGGCGGTCTACGGCTCGCGCTACCAGGGCCAGCGGGGGCCGACGCCCAGCCGCGCCTGGCAGCACTGGCGCACCTGGCCAACCCGCTGA
- a CDS encoding C40 family peptidase yields MALHAPRPSSERSASAGPPSIVPRPRWSRFTTALAALAGIAVVLTGTATAAHADPSVAEIERQIDADWNKLEPIIERHNATRTDLAAKRKQADALAARITPLERQVDAAMDKVSALAVRAYMGENVSTVNAMLGSRSPSEVVGQLEMLDRFAHNQQKDVRQVADLRDQLAAQKAPLDEMVAQLARTEAQLAAKKKQINDEIDRLQKLRLKVYGSGGGGPLRPAPCPGSYPGGAAGTAVKFACAQIGKPYVWGAEGPNSYDCSGLMLAAWAKAGVSLPHNAAAQSRVTKDVSKGDLRPGDLVFYYSDIHHVGMYVGGGWVVHASQAGQPVKMKKVDDGPIHSYGRPG; encoded by the coding sequence GTGGCACTCCATGCCCCGCGGCCGTCGTCCGAGCGGTCGGCATCAGCCGGCCCGCCGTCGATCGTGCCGCGCCCACGCTGGTCCCGCTTCACCACCGCACTCGCCGCGCTGGCCGGCATCGCCGTCGTCCTGACCGGCACTGCCACGGCGGCCCACGCAGACCCGTCCGTCGCCGAGATCGAGCGCCAGATCGACGCCGACTGGAACAAGCTCGAACCGATCATCGAACGGCACAACGCCACTCGCACCGACCTCGCCGCGAAGCGCAAGCAGGCCGACGCGCTGGCCGCCCGGATCACCCCGCTGGAGCGTCAGGTCGACGCCGCGATGGACAAGGTCAGCGCCCTGGCCGTACGCGCCTACATGGGTGAGAACGTCTCGACAGTCAACGCGATGCTGGGGAGCCGGTCGCCGAGCGAGGTGGTCGGTCAGCTCGAAATGCTCGACCGCTTCGCGCACAACCAGCAGAAGGACGTACGCCAGGTGGCCGACCTGCGCGACCAGCTGGCCGCGCAGAAGGCGCCGCTGGACGAGATGGTGGCCCAGCTGGCCCGCACCGAAGCTCAGCTGGCGGCGAAGAAGAAGCAGATCAACGACGAGATCGACCGCCTGCAGAAGCTGCGCCTCAAGGTGTACGGCAGCGGCGGCGGCGGCCCGCTGCGCCCAGCGCCCTGCCCGGGCAGCTACCCCGGCGGCGCCGCGGGCACCGCTGTCAAGTTCGCCTGCGCGCAGATCGGCAAGCCCTACGTCTGGGGTGCCGAGGGTCCGAACTCGTACGACTGCTCCGGGCTGATGCTGGCCGCCTGGGCGAAGGCCGGTGTGTCGCTGCCGCACAACGCCGCCGCGCAGAGCCGCGTCACGAAGGACGTCAGCAAGGGCGACCTGCGCCCCGGCGACCTGGTCTTCTACTACAGCGACATCCACCACGTCGGCATGTACGTCGGCGGCGGCTGGGTGGTGCACGCCTCGCAGGCCGGTCAACCGGTCAAGATGAAGAAGGTCGACGACGGCCCGATCCACAGCTACGGCCGCCCGGGCTGA
- a CDS encoding N-acetylmuramoyl-L-alanine amidase, whose protein sequence is MHHPTLSTGWRALLAATVVAAATTVPLSVGPAAAAPTTDRQHQYAAAATEYGVPTVVLLGVSYLESRWDTNAGTPSTSGGYGPMHLTDARHVAALPGRGHHDAGAEDPRGDDSRPARVPAPRPVEAPAPSTAALQTVDAAATLTGATPEALRTDAGLNIRGGAALLSAYQRDLNAPVGADTDPAAWYGAVARYSGADSADAAAAFADEVFTTIGAGQTRVTDDGQRITLPARTVRPERSWLDRLGLRRLARPDGVECPRTISCEWIPAPYEAFGDGDYGNHDLSDRPARQKIEYIVIHDTEASWATTLQLVQDPTYVSWHYSLRSVDGHIAQHVRTTDVGWHAGNWYVNAKSIGLEHEGFAAQGTWYTEAMYRTSAKLVRHLALRLGIPLDRQHIIGHDNVPGTIPSTVRGMHWDPGPYWDWTHYFDLLHAPRLDTGTPATGLVRIYPDYATNRPAFTDCVTAGVPCAPRGSSAVVLRSAPSADAPLVNDIALRPDGTPNTMAVSDHGARASAGQTYALAGRQGDWTAIWYLGQRAWFHNPASAPTASWTVGVVATPKPGRTTIPVYGRAYPEQSAYPDGVPYQAISPLQYTLTAGQRYAVGAVLAGEYYRASTVDGSSPGDWTVIRGKNRYAQIQFGHRIMYVDLADVQLLPSPVGAPR, encoded by the coding sequence ATGCACCATCCAACCCTGTCGACCGGCTGGCGGGCACTGCTCGCCGCCACCGTGGTCGCCGCCGCGACCACGGTGCCGCTCTCCGTCGGCCCGGCCGCCGCCGCGCCCACCACCGACCGCCAACACCAGTACGCCGCCGCGGCCACCGAGTACGGCGTGCCGACCGTCGTGCTGCTCGGCGTCTCCTACCTGGAGTCGCGCTGGGACACCAACGCCGGCACACCGAGCACCAGTGGCGGGTACGGCCCGATGCACCTGACCGACGCCCGGCACGTGGCTGCCCTACCGGGGCGCGGTCACCACGACGCCGGCGCCGAGGACCCACGCGGCGACGACTCCCGTCCCGCCCGGGTGCCCGCGCCCCGGCCCGTCGAGGCCCCCGCGCCGTCCACCGCCGCGTTGCAGACCGTGGACGCCGCCGCCACGCTGACCGGTGCCACCCCCGAGGCACTGCGCACCGACGCGGGCCTCAACATCCGGGGTGGGGCCGCGCTGCTGAGCGCGTACCAACGGGATCTGAACGCGCCGGTCGGCGCGGACACCGACCCGGCGGCCTGGTACGGCGCGGTGGCCCGCTACTCCGGCGCGGACAGCGCCGACGCCGCCGCGGCCTTCGCCGACGAGGTCTTCACCACCATCGGCGCGGGCCAGACCCGGGTGACCGACGACGGCCAGCGGATCACCCTGCCGGCCCGTACGGTGCGGCCCGAGCGTTCCTGGTTGGACCGGCTGGGTCTGCGCCGGCTGGCCCGCCCGGACGGGGTGGAGTGCCCCCGCACCATCTCCTGTGAATGGATCCCGGCGCCCTACGAGGCGTTCGGCGACGGGGACTACGGCAACCACGACCTCTCCGACCGGCCCGCGCGGCAGAAGATCGAGTACATCGTCATCCACGACACCGAGGCGAGTTGGGCGACGACACTGCAACTCGTCCAGGATCCGACCTACGTGAGCTGGCACTACTCGCTGCGCTCGGTCGACGGGCACATCGCCCAGCACGTGCGGACCACTGACGTCGGCTGGCACGCCGGCAACTGGTACGTCAACGCCAAGTCGATCGGTCTGGAACACGAGGGCTTCGCGGCGCAGGGCACCTGGTACACCGAGGCGATGTACCGGACCTCGGCGAAGCTGGTCCGGCACCTGGCGCTGCGGCTGGGCATCCCACTGGACCGCCAACACATCATCGGCCACGACAACGTGCCCGGCACCATCCCCTCGACAGTGCGGGGAATGCACTGGGATCCGGGGCCGTACTGGGACTGGACGCACTACTTCGACCTGCTGCACGCACCTCGACTGGACACCGGCACCCCGGCCACCGGGCTGGTCCGGATCTACCCGGACTACGCCACCAACCGGCCGGCGTTCACCGACTGCGTCACCGCAGGCGTCCCGTGCGCGCCGCGCGGCTCCTCGGCGGTCGTGCTGCGCAGCGCACCGTCCGCGGACGCGCCACTGGTCAACGACATCGCGCTCCGCCCGGACGGCACCCCGAACACGATGGCCGTGTCGGACCACGGTGCCCGGGCCTCCGCCGGGCAGACGTACGCGCTGGCCGGACGGCAGGGCGACTGGACGGCGATCTGGTACCTCGGGCAGCGGGCCTGGTTCCACAACCCGGCGTCCGCGCCGACCGCCAGCTGGACCGTCGGTGTCGTGGCCACCCCGAAGCCCGGCCGGACCACCATTCCGGTGTACGGACGGGCCTACCCGGAGCAGTCGGCGTACCCGGACGGGGTGCCCTACCAGGCGATCTCGCCGCTGCAGTACACCCTGACCGCCGGGCAGCGGTACGCCGTCGGCGCGGTGCTGGCTGGCGAGTACTACCGGGCCAGCACCGTCGACGGCTCCTCGCCCGGCGACTGGACGGTGATTCGCGGCAAGAACCGCTACGCGCAGATCCAGTTCGGCCACCGGATCATGTACGTCGACCTCGCCGACGTGCAGCTGCTGCCATCCCCGGTGGGAGCGCCCCGCTGA
- a CDS encoding C40 family peptidase: protein MPVATMPPHRHDLTASARSGGLRRVAHRVLVLVAAAAVGAGLLTAPAHAAPTVDEIEAQIDKKWEQLEPTIEQYNKVRAQLKVNRQKSANLQKKIEPLALQSELALNRVGDLASRYYISGPSQDIGALLVSAKPDTLTEQLTILDRLAARERKEVEGVLAVRAKYDGEKQKLDALIVTQTKQQNELAAKKKQIDAEIKQLEASMPKTTVKTAACPTINGVFSAAARTAIKTACGKVGKPYVWGATGPNSFDCSGLTQYAYKAAGIYLTHHTGDQWNEGKAVSRADARPGDLVFFFSGLSHVGLYLGNNTMVHAPRAGKPVQVSSINTMPVAGFRRPG from the coding sequence GTGCCGGTGGCAACCATGCCCCCTCATCGTCACGACCTGACTGCGTCTGCTCGCTCTGGTGGCCTGCGCCGCGTCGCGCACCGGGTGCTCGTCCTGGTCGCTGCCGCAGCGGTCGGCGCCGGTCTGCTGACCGCGCCGGCACATGCCGCGCCCACGGTCGACGAGATCGAGGCGCAGATCGACAAGAAGTGGGAGCAGTTGGAGCCCACCATCGAGCAGTACAACAAGGTCCGGGCGCAGCTGAAGGTCAACCGGCAGAAGTCGGCGAACCTGCAGAAGAAGATCGAGCCGCTGGCGCTGCAGAGCGAGCTGGCGCTCAACCGGGTCGGCGATCTCGCCTCCCGCTACTACATCTCGGGCCCGTCGCAAGACATCGGCGCGCTGCTGGTCAGCGCCAAGCCGGACACGCTCACCGAGCAGCTCACCATCCTCGACCGGCTCGCCGCGCGGGAGCGCAAGGAGGTCGAGGGCGTGCTGGCCGTACGGGCCAAGTACGACGGTGAGAAGCAAAAGCTGGACGCGCTGATCGTCACCCAGACCAAGCAGCAGAACGAGCTGGCGGCCAAGAAGAAGCAGATCGACGCCGAGATCAAGCAACTCGAGGCGTCGATGCCGAAGACCACCGTCAAGACCGCGGCCTGCCCGACGATCAACGGAGTGTTCAGCGCGGCCGCCCGCACCGCGATCAAGACCGCCTGCGGCAAGGTCGGCAAGCCGTACGTCTGGGGTGCCACCGGGCCGAACTCGTTCGACTGCTCGGGACTGACCCAGTACGCCTACAAGGCGGCCGGGATCTACCTAACCCACCACACCGGTGACCAGTGGAACGAGGGCAAGGCCGTTTCGCGAGCCGACGCCCGGCCCGGTGACCTGGTCTTCTTCTTCTCCGGCCTGAGTCATGTCGGGCTCTATCTGGGCAACAACACAATGGTGCACGCGCCACGTGCCGGCAAACCGGTGCAGGTGTCCAGCATCAACACCATGCCCGTCGCCGGGTTCCGTAGACCCGGCTGA